One Brassica napus cultivar Da-Ae chromosome C4, Da-Ae, whole genome shotgun sequence genomic region harbors:
- the LOC111205359 gene encoding cationic amino acid transporter 3, mitochondrial: protein MSSARKYLPSVVLVITMGFMVDTQKEGGEHQWSCIRNLVRRKQVDSSNGKAESHHNHHQLAKALTFPHLIAVGVGSTIGAGVYILVGTVAREHSGPALAFSFLIAGVSAALSAFCYAELSSRFPSAGSAYHYSYICIGEGVAWLIGWALILEYTIGGSTVARGISPNLAMIFGGEDCLPAILARHQIPGLDIVVDPCAAVLVFTVTGLLCIGVKESTFAQGIITTVNVFVMIFVIVAGSYLCFKTGWAGYQLPSGYFPYGVDGMLAGSATVFFAYIGFDSVASMAEEVKNPQRDLPLGIGLSLLLCCLLYMMVSVVIVGLVPYYAMDPDTPISSAFATHGIQWAAYLIALGAVMALCSTLMGSILPQPRILMAMARDGLLPSFFSDVNQRTQVPVKGTISTGFCAALLAFFMDVSQLAGMVSVGTLVAFTMVAISVLILRYVPPDEVPLPSSLQERICSAPFLRCAENSSSHVGTSFSTKQPLLCEPDDSTVEKKDARWGWVLSKENRRKFAGWSIMFICIGNFLISYAASSLLLPGLLRYSLCGVGGLLLLSGLIVLSCIDQDDARHSFGHSGGFICPLVPLLPILCILINMYLLVNLGAGTWARVSVWLFIGVLVYVFYGRRHSSLANAFYVTTAHADEIGRSSGYSLA, encoded by the exons ATGTCATCAGCAAGAAAATATCTCCCAAGTGTTGTGTTAGTTATTACGATGGGCTTCATGGTGGACACGCAAAAGGAAGGTGGCGAGCATCAATGGAGTTGTATAAGAAATTTGGTGCGAAGGAAACAAGTCGACTCTTCAAATGGCAAAGCCGAGTCTCATCATAATCACCACCAACTGGCCAAAGCCTTGACCTTTCCTCACTTGATTGCAGTTG GTGTTGGATCAACAATTGGAGCAGGGGTTTACATTCTTGTGGGAACAGTGGCGAGAGAGCATTCAGGACCTGCACTCGCCTTTTCTTTTCTCATAGCTGGAGTTTCTGCAGCACTTTCGGCGTTTTGCTATGCAGAACTCTCGAGTCGCTTTCCCTCAGCTGGGAGTGCCTATCACTATTCTTACATTTGCATTGGTGAAGG TGTTGCGTGGTTGATTGGCTGGGCACTGATTCTGGAATACACAATTGGTGGTTCAACGGTTGCTCGTGGCATATCTCCAAATCTT GCAATGATTTTCGGTGGTGAAGATTGTCTGCCTGCAATATTAGCTCGTCATCAAATCCCGGGACTAGATATTGTTGTTGACCCATGTGCTGCTGTACTAGTCTTCACTGTTACAGGGCTCTTATGCATTGGAGTAAAGGAG AGTACATTTGCTCAGGGAATTATAACAACAGTAAATGTATTTGTCATGATATTTGTAATCGTAGCTGGTAGCTATCTGTGTTTCAAGACAGGCTGGGCTGGTTATCAACTTCCATCAGG GTATTTTCCGTACGGTGTTGATGGAATGCTTGCTGGATCTGCTACAGTATTCTTTGCTTATATAGGATTTGATTCAGTTGCAAGTATGGCAGAAGAG GTGAAAAATCCGCAGCGGGATTTACCGCTCGGAATTGGTCTTTCACTCCTGCTATGTTGTTTGCTGTACATGATGGTGTCTGTAGTTATTGTTGGTTTAGTGCCTTACTATGCTATGGACCCTGACACGCCAATCTCCTCTGCTTTTGCTACTCATGGAATTCAATGGGCTGC GTATTTGATAGCATTAGGCGCTGTCATGGCTCTCTGTTCTACTCTAATGGGCTCCATTCTTCCTCAG ccGCGGATTCTGATGGCAATGGCTAGGGATGGTTTGTTGCCTTCATTTTTCTCAGATGTGAATCAGCGCACGCAGGTTCCTGTTAAAGGAACCATTTCAACTGGTTTTTGTGCGGCACTCTTAGCTTTCTTTATGGATGTTTCACAACTGGCGGGAATG GTGAGTGTTGGAACACTTGTTGCGTTTACGATGGTTGCAATATCAGTGTTGATACTCAGATATGTGCCTCCAGATGAG GTACCTCTTCCCTCCTCTCTGCAAGAGAGGATTTGTTCTGCTCCCTTTCTACGCTGTGCAGAGAACTCGTCCAGTCACGTCGGCACTTCCTTTAGTACCAAACAACCTTTACTTTGCGAACCTGATGATTCAACTGTGGAGAAGAAAGACGCTCGCTGGGGTT GGGTTCTTAGTAAAGAAAACAGAAGGAAATTTGCTGGCTGGAGCATTATGTTCATTTGTATTGGGAACTTCCTGATAAGCTATGCAGCGTCCAGCTTGCTCTTGCCAGG actcctccggTATTCTCTCTGCGGTGTTGGTGGATTGCTACTTCTTTCCGGTTTGATTGTGCTTAGTTGCATTGATCAGGATGATGCCAGACACAGTTTTGGGCATTCTGGAG GTTTCATTTGCCCGCTTGTTCCACTTCTGCCTATTCTCTGCATTCTTATCAACATGTATCTCTTGGTAAACCTTGG AGCTGGGACCTGGGCTCGTGTATCGGTGTGGCTGTTCATAGGAGTGCTTGTTTACGTTTTCTATGGGCGACGACACAGCTCTCTAGCGAATGCATTTTACGTCACCACTGCTCATGCCGACGAGATTGGTCGCAGTTCTGGATATTCTTTGGCTTAA
- the LOC111205360 gene encoding uncharacterized protein LOC111205360, protein MDSIEAPSFSLGFDLDAASDPKPGLTGDDEPEPGLTVSDSDLELGPGSSGPALKRLRRGFNDISKCSAEDGASELLGRTEDRDDDDDIEEFSSPEDAPASTRSHFSSCSSRVSLRGSGIFTSQPSSISRSLEKRKRFDDVPVTTGPGSGITSVAPLFQSSDRSPLRRFQLLESDSEDDHPSKRSKDSIRVTETNDSSSKRKEAGSLPCTGDLLKDFPPVGVSKTQTPAQRRFQLLDSDSEDDHPSTRSRDLSGVTNTNDPSSKRKEPGYMPTRSPLRRLQILDSDSEDDCPSTRRDSSRVTKTNGSCSKVQPSVASKPKRKELGDLWKDFSPAAVSKIQTPALDDVCQDYFSSINKSTAQKQSSAVASSSTSGLFQQNGHFSDSSNPTPPSHRFFLHSDPRIQNLARKRLPNFLPLGIFNDRENRREECLIDYMNQFGSNGSSKTGVSSSKSCRGRQTKSKVSKDQESSKARFAAVPNDAGRRRVSANTGNAGHWFTSSEGRKVYISKGGQEFSGQSAYRCYKKETGGGFNKSRKKRPPKKKAKK, encoded by the exons ATGGATTCGATTGAAGCACCCTCGTTTTCGCTAGGGTTTGACCTTGACGCCGCATCGGATCCCAAGCCTGGTTTAACCGGAGACGACGAGCCTGAGCCGGGACTTACGGTCTCAGATTCCGATCTGGAGCTTGGACCTGGTAGTTCAGGCCCAGCTCTCAAGCGGTTGCGACGCGGATTCAATGATATCAGCAAGTGTTCTGCGGAAGATGGTGCCAGTGAGTTGTTAGGTCGCACGGAGGATCGGGATGATGACGATGACATCGAGGAGTTCTCTTCTCCAGAAG ATGCACCTGCATCAACAAGAAGTCATTTCTCTAGTTGCAGTTCAAGGGTCTCACTTCGTGGTTCTGGGATTTTTACTAGCCAGCCTTCTTCTATCTCTCGGAGCCTGGAAAAAAGAAAGCGGTTTGATGATGTTCCAGTAACTACTGGCCCTGGCTCTGGGATTACTTCTGTTGCACCATTGTTTCAGAGTTCAGATCGTAGTCCTCTGCGAAGGTTCCAGCTACTGGAATCAGATTCTGAAGATGACCACCCATCCAAACGCAGCAAAGATTCAATCCGTGTTACGGAAACTAATGATTCATCCTCAAAGAGAAAGGAAGCTGGATCTCTGCCATGTACTGGAGATCTGTTGAAAGATTTTCCTCCGGTGGGAGTTTCAAAGACTCAAACACCAGCTCAACGAAGGTTCCAGCTACTAGATTCAGATTCTGAAGACGACCACCCATCCACCCGCAGCAGAGATTTAAGCGGAGTAACTAATACCAATGATCCATCTTCAAAGAGAAAGGAGCCTGGATATATGCCAACTCGTAGTCCACTACGAAGGTTGCAGATACTAGATTCAGATTCAGAAGATGATTGCCCATCCACCAGAAGAGATTCAAGCCGAGTAACTAAAACAAATGGTTCATGCTCAAAGGTTCAACCATCTGTTGCAAGTAAACCAAAGAGAAAGGAACTTGGAGATCTGTGGAAAGATTTTTCCCCAGCGGCAGTTTCTAAGATTCAGACACCAGCTTTGGATGATGTTTGTCAGGACTATTTTAGCTCGATCAACAAAAGCACAGCTCAGAAACAAAGCAGTGCTGTGGCAAGTAGTAGCACTAGTGGATTGTTTCAGCAAAATGGGCATTTCTCGGATTCTTCCAACCCTACTCCTCCATCTCATCGTTTCTTCTTGCACAGTGATCCAAGGATCCAGAATTTAGCCCGGAAGCGGTTACCAAACTTCTTGCCTTTGGGGATTTTCAACGATAGAGAGAACCGGCGAGAGGAGTGCCTTATTGATTATAT GAACCAATTTGGCAGCAACGGGAGTTCTAAAACCGGAGTTTCTAGCAGTAAAAGCTGCAGAGGAAGGCAAACAAAGTCAAAGGTCTCGAAGGACCAAGAGAGCTCCAAAGCGAGATTTGCTGCAGTTCCAAATGATGCTGGCAGAAGACGTGTATCAGCCAACACTGGTAATGCAGGTCACTGGTTCACATCCTCAGAAGGAAGGAAG GTCTATATCTCTAAAGGTGGACAGGAGTTCTCAGGTCAAAGCGCATATAGATGCTACAAAAAG GAGACTGGAGGCGGATTTAACAAGTCCAGAAAGAAACGACCGCCAAAGAAGAAGGCGAAGAAGTGA
- the LOC111205227 gene encoding polygalacturonase-like translates to MMQTISFVESSRVKVKGLLSLNSQMFHIVINRCRNVKINDIRIVADGKSPNTDGIHVQLSTDVEIRNASIKTGDDCISIGPGTKNLWVERVTCGPGHGISIGSLGKDREEEGVQNVTVKKTVFVGTDNGLRIKSWANPSSGFVQRVRFLESLMFNVKFPLIIDQHYCPHNINCPSQESGVRINDVIYQGIRGTSATKIAVKLDCSAKAPCTRIRMKDISLRYANEAAQSSCVNVLGDALGLVKHQTCF, encoded by the exons ATGATGCAGACAATAAGTTTTGTGGAGTCAAGTAGAGTCAAGGTGAAGGGATTATTGTCATTGAACAGCCAAATGTTCCACATCGTCATTAATCGATGCCGTAATGTTAAGATCAACGATATTCGGATCGTGGCGGATGGAAAAAGCCCGAACACAGATGGCATTCATGTCCAACTATCAACTGATGTTGAAATTCGTAACGCTTCCATCAAAACTGGTGACGACTGTATCTCCATTGGCCCCGGAACCAAGAACTTGTGGGTCGAACGAGTCACATGTGGCCCTGGTCATGGAATCAG CATTGGGAGCTTGGGAAAAGATAGAGAAGAGGAAGGGGTACAAAATGTGACGGTGAAGAAAACAGTTTTTGTAGGAACAGACAATGGATTAAGAATTAAGTCATGGGCTAACCCATCATCCGGTTTTGTTCAGAGGGTTCGATTCTTAGAGTCTCTTATGTTCAATGTCAAGTTTCCTCTCATCATTGACCAACACTATTGCCCTCATAACATAAACTGTCCTTCTCAG GAATCAGGAGTGAGGATAAACGATGTGATATATCAAGGCATAAGAGGAACATCAGCTACAAAAATTGCGGTAAAATTGGATTGCAGTGCTAAAGCTCCATGCACACGTATTAGAATGAAGGACATTAGTCTGAGATATGCTAATGAAGCTGCACAATCTTCATGTGTCAATGTCCTTGGAGATGCACTTGGTTTGGTCAAACATCAAACCTGCTTCTGA